The Catellatospora citrea DNA segment CACCTGAAAACACGTTCCAATTGGCTTACCGTCTGAGCTAATTATCCGGCCGAGGAACGCAGGCAGCCGCGACGAGGACGTCATTGCGTCTCGCCTGCATCGGCGCCTTCCGCGGAGGGGGCCGCCGCTGGAGTGCGTGCCCGGGCGCCCGCGTCCGGGATTTCGTCCGCCCTACGGTTGTACGTCATCGTCACCTTCAGGGTGGCGTCGCCAGATCCGCCAACCAGGATCACATCCCCTTTGGCTGACAGGCTCAGACCAAGCTCAACCTCTACAACATCTGGCGAGGTGGCAACCTTCGCGGCTCGCGCAATCACGTGCCCAGTGGACACGGCGATCCGTTCGAGCGCGTCCTGCATTCGATCGAAGGAGTTCAACAACCACTTGGCAGCGCGATCACCAGTAGCTGTCTCTTCGGTGCCAACGGGCGAAACGGGCGTCGTTTCAATCAGAAGCTGCAATCCGTCAACCTCTACGCGCACTACCCGCTGTGTAGTCATAACACCCTGACCCGGTCCCATCGCGCGCCCTACCTCGCTTCAGATCGGTGAAACACCAGATCGGAACACACCCACTGCGAAGGTCGCCATCGAATGTCAGGAATCTGACCAGCCTCCTAATACGGCAGGTGCAGTTCGGCCGCAGCGGCGAAACTGGCTGGGCCTTCGGGTGATTACAGCAGTTGTGGCGCGAGGCCTAGCCGGATGACGTCGGTCTGGTGCTCGTGTGATGATCGTTCCCTGATCGCTGACGTGGTCGTCGAGGAGCCCACCTTTGTGGCGCGAGCAGCCTCTACCAAAGAGCACCCGCACTATCGCCTGGCCGTGGAACCCGATCAGTCCTTATCCATGACGCGGGCAAGCTCTGCATCGATGGCATATGCCCGCGCCGTTTCGTCATCCCGCTCGTAGCCGCATGCGACGCATCGCCCGGTGGAGTTGGTGCCCCCAAACTCATCGTGCCAGTCGGGAAGAAATGTGTTGCGCCAGCATTCGTCGCACTCTTCAAAATCCGGCTGGTCGAGTCGCTCCTTGGACGACATAAGGTCGAGCCCCGCAACCTCGTTGGCCGCATCGGCATACAACCGCGCTACCAAATCCTCAACTTTGCTGTCCGACCGAGCTTGATCCAGGACAAGCAGTGCTCGATGACGATCGAGGTCAATGAGAGCTTGAAGGTGCCGTTGGACCGGCATGAGGTACTCGTCGTCGGCCCGACCATGGCGCAGCGGTTGGGTGATGTCGAGCGCCTCCCGCAGAGCCGGGAAATCTAGGAGTTCACCCCGATCTTCAAGGACCTTCAGCAACGCGCTGGCCGGCAACATCCGGCCCCTTGAGTCCCCCTCGGCCCCGGGGTCCTCTAACGAGACGATCGCGGCGAGACCGTTGGTTAGAGCTACATCGAACGGCCCTTCGGGTGGCACAAGATCGCGTTCAAGCGCGACAACGTTCAGGCCGTACCGCAATCTGCGCATGACCTGACGGCGCAACTCAGCTGGATCCACTGGCCCATCGTGCCAGAGGTTCTCGAGATGTGGCGGCCGTTTTGCAGCGGCTTCTGTATCCGCAACCTGATGTGGCTTGACACAAGGTCGAGCTACGGTCGGCGTGGTGCCGTGCAGAACTAAGATGCGATCATGGCTGGTGCCGGTCCATTATCTGATCGTGCCTACTGAGTCGCCAGCCGGATCGCTCCGCGCTCCTCGATCCGACGTGACAGGTCCGGCTCCCGAGCTGATCTGGCCGGACAGCCTAATCCAGCCTCAACGGCCGCCAGCGCTCATCTATCTCGATCTGAACCATTGGATCGGGATCGCCAAGGCCAATGTCGGGCGCGCCACCGGCGGCGGGTATATGGCGCTGCTCGATGCGGCGCGGACGGCTAAGCGCGAGGCCGCGGCGGTGTTCGTGCTCTCCGACAGCCTGTTCATCGAGATGAGCAACATCGCCGACCCCCGTCAGCGACGCGACCTCGCTGATGTTATGGAGGAGCTGACCAGCTTCACGATCATGCTGAGCCGGCCGTCCGTGACGCGGCTGGAGTTGCAGGCCGCGATCGAAGGCATCGTCGGCCCTGGACCCGAACGGTATGCGCCACTTGATTTGCTCAGCACCAGGTTGGCCCACGGGTTTGGTAAACGCGGCAACCTACTCATCAAGGACTCCGAGGGTAACGACGTCACCATGAACCTCCGGGCCGAGATGGGTGCTGAGAAATTTGACGCCATGATGGCGGCGATGGAGCGCGATGCCAACCGCATGCTCCTGCGCGGGCCGCAAGACGACGAACTTGACGACTTGCGCCTCCGAGGCTACAAACCCGAGGCGCACCGGCAGGTCACCCAGAATCGGCTTGACCAGGAGCTTGAGCTGGTTGCCATTCTCAATCGAGAACCGAAGAACTGGCGGAAAGGCAGGCTGCGCGATGTCGTCGGCGGTCGGGAGTTGGTTATCGAACTGAACGATATGATCGTAATGGCCTTGATGCCTCGCGGGTTGAGCGTCGACAATCTTGTAGAGGGCGACCGGGCCAAGATTCGCAGCTTCGCCCGGTGTATGCCAGGTTGCGAGGTAGCGATTGAACTGAAGACCCAGTATCACCGCGATCCGAGTAAGCGATGGATGGTCAACGACATCTACGACATTGATGCCTTGGCTGTTGCCGTGCCCTACTGCGATGCGGTATTCACCGACGCTGCGGCA contains these protein-coding regions:
- a CDS encoding CU044_2847 family protein → MQLLIETTPVSPVGTEETATGDRAAKWLLNSFDRMQDALERIAVSTGHVIARAAKVATSPDVVEVELGLSLSAKGDVILVGGSGDATLKVTMTYNRRADEIPDAGARARTPAAAPSAEGADAGETQ